TGTAAAACGAGTGGACgcaatgggggaaaaaagtgccTCCCTGGTAAGATGCGCGTGTTTCCGTGGCAACTGGTGACAAGTTAAGTCGATTCAGAGGGTCTGAGCAGTTGGGGCAAGAATAAAAGGGTTAGGCTACAGTGAACTCTGGTTAGCTAAGgtggttgctgctgctgctgctgaaaattcCTCAAAAGTTTGCTGCAATGTACACCTGCCAAGGTCTCAATTTTGCACAGGAACAACTTTAAACCTTTTTGGACAAAGGGGTTGTGTCTAAAATTTGCTTCTACgtgtttctttgaaaaaatcttttaattttatgtagTGCATCTCGGGTGTTCGTTTCAGACAGCAGACAACCCAACTGTCCGTTGAAAAGAGTTATAGTAATCCTTTAATCACTTTATGAGGATAGCAGTCTACATCACTGCATAAGAAGTAGGCTGAGCTAAATGAAGACTGCAGGCCTATTGTCATCAGACCAGAATATAAAAGGCATGTTGAAACCCCAAGGATATATTTTGGATAATTTAGGTTTAATTTCTTCATGGTAGATCCTATAAAAGCTACTGCTTTTAATTTAATATGTCTTTGTGTAACTTtaacatggtaaaaaaaataataataataaaataaaataaaataaaaaattgcaatGTAGGTTTTCATAAATTATTAATGGGACtatagaaaatgttttaacGTGCTCTGTCCTGTCACGGTGTTTTGTGTTTAGTCAGTGAGCTCGCGCCCTCGCAGGAGCACGACAACGCATTGTCACCGAGGATCCGAGAGAAAAACTCCATTGTTGTTGCGAACTTTTTAATCTGGGGATTTAAAGCACGTCACATGCCCAGACGGGGCAGCGGGGCGCTCTACCGTTACAGGCAAACTACTgcgagagagaaaaaaaaaaaaaagaaaaatccatgtTGGGGAGGAAACTATTCATCCTGGAGACACAGACGAAAAAGCATTTAACGCACAGCGTGTAATGCCTGCGCAATTGCGGGGAGTTTAGGATCGCCGGAGACTTGCTTTTCAAGAGCGCGACCAAGAGGGGAAAAGTTTTTGCTCTCTGGAAAAACCTGACCGCTGGAGATTCGGGACAAAGATGACCCACAAGTACAGCCAGCGGTCTTTAATTGTTCTGTCTTTACTGGGGATTTTGTCGGCCATCATGTCTGTTTTATCGGTGATTTTGATTTTCCAGCTCCAGTCCCAACAGGCGTCGGTGAGGGAGTCTCCCCCTTCCACCTCCTCGGTCATACCCGCTCACGTCTGGGCCGTCCTGCTGCCGGTCTCTACGGTGCTCTCTGCTCTGTCCCTCACCCTCAATTTAAGCTCTGTGGCGGTGTGTCTCCTCCACACCTATTTTTCGACAGAGGTCTGCCGAGGAGAGCGGGACACTGAAAGGTATTTAGCCTTGCGCAGCTCTTCTACCACCTGTCAGAAAACACCTGCAACTGCGGCCGCCATTGCAGCCGCTTCCCTCGCTCGCAGTAATCTGCCGTTGATCTAAACTGTACAGAAATAGGTAGTTCCCGTCAGTTTCTGATAGGCTGGGTCACGTTTGAGGGCCTGACCGCACCTGTGACCGCACCACAGTTAATGACAATATTAATACGCACGGGAGAATCACCAATCGCCCAGGCAGGCGACCTTTAGAGCAAgacaaagttttaaaagaagaaatgacacattttctctctaaGAAACGAAAAGTTGATTTTatcagcttgaaaaaaaaacccaacacacacacacacacaaaaaaaaaaccacccagCCTCGCTCACTTCTGGGTTttttggtctggtatgacctGTAGCCTAGCTTattgtggctaatgttagcaaactttgGATAGAGATCGTTGTATGATGCCCATTACTCCGTATGTCAtctgactttatgactcttctttacttgtgctactgttacactacattttaCTATTTACCATTATTCTGTACTTGTTACTTGTGCCCACAGTGGCTTCTCTTTAGCCCAAAGTTTAATCATCAATTCAACTTTATCATACATTTTGagggctgtagtttgtggtatAGCAGTATGAGTTTGTGTCATGTTGAAACGatatttcttctattttttctcttcttcataCGTGGAATTCACATGAATATCTATCTTTCAATATAAGGGAGAGCAAAACAGCACTTCATCCTACATGGGTCCCTATTTTCTGGTCACAAAGTCAGTGTCTAAAACTTgtggaaaataacatttaataacatttaatcTCTTCAGTATGTGTTTCCTATTACTTCTTTAATTGTGCTCTGTAAACCACAGCCTTATccagaatgaaaaatgtaactgtactaagtttcattaaaagaaaacatggtttcAGAAGCATAAAAGCCCTAATGTGTCAGAGTGCAGAGGCCCACATTGCAATGTAGTTGGTCGACCCCCACCTCTCAACCCCTATGAATCCCATCGAAACAATGGCCTTCCTCTCATTATACACCCAGCTCACGTCCTCTAGCTAGTCCTTTCCCACGTCGGTTTAAAAATCCAACAGCATGCCCCAGGACCTCCCCACTGACGGAGGGGACATTccaagaaaatgtgaataataatGCGCTATACACAATATCTAGCATTTGAACATACCCAAATAATCAATGATCCAATGTTTTAGGACCTACGGTTCTGATATTCAAACTGAACAGgggagaaataaaaagggaCAAGAGAAGTTTGATTGTACAGCAAAGAAGGTGCAATCAACTGAAACAAGGGAAAACTGTGAAACCAGAAATTATGTTGCATAAAATTGTCTTCATGTATTTATATGAAAACTAACGTAGCAATGTTAAAGTGTAAACATATCTGAGCCATGACACTGAacatatgacatttttttttttttttctctcaacagaGCGGACTGGTTCCTTCTGGATAGCAGAGCTGTACGACATGTGGCTATTGGACTTTTCTGCCTGGGGGTTTCTGTCTACTTGGCAGGTAAGAACAAATGAGTGAAAAATGTGATTCTCTTAATTGAGAATAATAAATGAGTCTGTATTCTTTCTTTGGGAACATTTTGCCCCATCTGGCATGAGGGTTTACTTAATTACTGAAACACAGGTTAGAGCTAGGCACCTGTTATTGCCTTCTAGCACACTTCTGTAGGTTTTCCTTGTGTGCGTGTATTTAAGCTTTTAGAATTAGCATGCAGGGTACTTTCTAGTCTTTAGCCTTCAACAACAAACTCAAGAAACCCCGAAAACTAATGTCCAAAACACTGGCGTTGTGGTGGATTTTcaacagcagaggagaaaacagcACTGCTGCTTTCTTTGTGGTCCATCCAGCGGGTCCAAGAGAACAATGCATTCTTTGAGTAGCGTCCATGACTTAAGTGTTTTTAATGCTGAACCTGGCAGTGCTGTGTTGCCCTGTTCCACTGAGTGGCTTGTACTATGGGGTCACTGGAGGCAGTGACCCCATTGTGATGAGAAGGTGTCGTCCTTATGACCCCACTTTAGCCACAATCATTAGCTAGCAGAGCAAGGGACTTCAGAAAGCAACACCACCAGCGCAGGAAGTTACGTCACATCCCAGAGCTGTGCTTTTCTCCCCCTTCCTTTAGCATTCCAGAGTCTATGGTCCTTTTCCTGCAGACAAACAGAGGACAACTCAGATGAGAACAGCTGGCCCTTATTCAACATTTCAACACaatgaattacatttttgtaattccaaaactcaaaaaagatTGTGTAGTAAGACATGAGCAGGGAACCGGGATTTAAGTAGAAAATAACAATTTTCAAAATCTGCTTTGAGTAAAGTAATATGGCCACATTAATTGCTTAAAATAGAGGGGAGTATTTTGTAATTGTGTATGTAAATTCacactttttctccctcccctttctttttctcggCAGCTATGTCCCTCTTTATGCTCCTAATATTTGAGGTGGAGACGGGTATTGCCAGTGCTTGTGTCCTCTCTTCAGGAATCCTGATCCTGCTGGTCGTTGTAATCCATTCTCTGGTCAAAGCTTCCCATAGTGCTAAACACTATCACAGTGATCACCTCGACACTCTCTACCAGAATGACCATAGAAGCAGCAGCACGCCTGTATCTCGGCCCTGTGAGCTCAAAATTGGCGTGGACAAACCGCGGATGCACCGCAGCCAGTCTCACCTCCAGCACCAGATCTCCTACCCTCAATGTGGCAACCCGAGACAGCGAGAACAATACCAGCAACAGCAGTACTCCCCGGCCGGAGGATCACAGGGCCCTGCTAGTGATAAAGATGGCTACAACAGTGGTGGCAGCTGTCCCCGAATGCACAGGACCCTGTCTATTGAATCTGGTTTACTGCAGGCCCAGGCTAAACCCTGGAATGGGGTCAACAACGAGATGAGGAGTGTCCTTGCGCGCAAGTCAGGGATTTCTGCAAAAGACTCTACTCTTGTGTGACATAAAGGAGGCTGAGATTATGGTTTAAGACACTGAAGATTTTTATGTATGTCAAAAGAGGACTGCTAACACAAGTGTCATCTCAAACAGACGTAGAACTCTCATTTTCTATTATTTGCCACTCAGCATGTTTATCCTGACTGATTACAGATGACATGGGACTGAGATTGAAAAACATACCCATGTTTACACATCTACACAACTGATTTCTCCTGTAGAGATTATAAAgcatttttaattcagtgaaAAACATATTGAACATACTTTGTATAATTTGTAGTGTTTTGTATCAATGAACTTGATTGAAATCTTATTATACACACTACTGTTGTCCAATTAACAATCTGGCAAATTTATAGCTTTCactgtaataatgtaaatactttatttcactgtatatCGTAGCTTCTCGCCAAATATTTGcgcagatgttttgttttttgtttcatatcaaCGTTAAATAATTCTAGAAAATACAATTCCATTTAAAAGTAGAATGATTTTGGACACTTAAATGAGACATTAAATCAATGTCCACAAAATCCTAAAAGGTCCTTTAACTGCACATTTCAATCATTCCTGACTGGCTGACAAAAGATCCTACCATCTTAATAGAGGCCAAAGTGTGATTTTTTCATGTCTGGAGGAATTACTAACCTTGGACACCTCTGTTCAGAGGTCATGAGGAAGTGGATGGGGCATGTGGAGCAGAGACAAGGGGACTGGGAGAAGGGGTCACATCATTTAAGCTGCATGCAGGTGTCagtgggaaacaaaaaaaacagcagagacaaatacaacagaaaacatgaagCTCCCATTAACTACAAAGAGTTCAGAACAGGCCTGATAAACATTTTGCAGTTACTGGGGGAATAAATTGGCAAAAAACAAGTCATATTAGCTGATGTCCCACAACATTAACTGACACAAATTATTATAAAAGATGgattatataaaacaaacagaaaaaaagggttaTACATGAACAAAGGTATGATGTGGAGCAAAGAATGAATACAAACAGTTGGATAAAAGTCCAGACACTGAGccactgaaaatgtcaaagtacAAGGACCCACAAGTGGATATTTGACACTTTTGTAGGGGTGGCAGATATGGCCAAAAAAGATGTTATATTCTATAATTctctggctttttaaaaattgaccaattatgtcactgtttatttttggtttggaaAGATAACAGCGCATGAAAACCACCACCAAAGATGACCGCCCCTTCCTGGATACAGGCACAAGTATTTGGCAAAGTGAAAACGCCCTTATATTACCCTGACCCTTGAGAGATAGAGGCTTTCTGTACAATTAGGTGTTTTGTAGAAATATGTATAATTCCTGCTGCCATATGTAATCAAGCTTTCAAATATCGTTTACCTACAGGCACTGCAATTGCATACAAGTttcataatttgaaaaatggagATAAATTCAAGTGTATACTTATAGGTTTATTCTTTGAAGTAGCTACAAGCATGTGTTGTATATGGAAGAGCTGAGTTAACAGCCACAGAGAACTAACTTTGCTGCTCAACAAATGTCAGTGTACATGtaaatttgcacagtttgtCACTTATTAAATGCTTTTTATCAGCAGAcctattttgaaaattttaaagaaataggCATCAGGTCCAACAAAGCAAAGGGGGCCAGGAACAGTGATGCGCCTATCTGAACAGATGAATAATAACACCTCTAATgcaaaaatagaataaaacccTGATCAATCATACATGATGGCATTATATGAATATGTTAGTGTAATAACATCATaatcttaaaaatgtcattctgccccccccccccactacACTCTGGACACCGTGTGCACATGTTCACTGCTGCCTCCTACCTGCGTCCTTGAGAGCTGCTAATCTGTTCCTTGATGCTGATAGCTTGACGGAGGAGACTGTCGATGTTTTTGAAATACATGCTGCTGTTTGTCATGCTCTTCACGGCACTGCAAAAACCAGCAGATCAATGAGAGTGTTAACAGTCATACAGTGGGATTCTGGAAGTATGAAGGCCTGTGCCTCTTCTCACCTGCATGCATACTCTACAGTATAGATGGCTCCTTGACTCTGCTCCTCCCAGCTCTGCATATCTGTCTGTGCAGGAAGTGACAGAAAGTAAAACTATTAAAAGCCCCATCAGGACAAGGAGTACCCCCCCATTACTCTATTAGTTGTGGCTGCTGTGTTTAATTCAAAGGACTTAGTTTATATATTCAAGTGGCTGTCCACAAACAATGACTGAGAAACACACACGATGAGCCAAAGCATTATGACCACTCACAGATGAAGTGAATAATGTTGACTATCTCGTAACAACATCGAGGTCTCAGATATATTAGACGGTGAGTGATCAGGCAGTTCTCATAGTGAACGTGTTGGATGAGGAAAAAAGGGCAGGTGTAAAGAACCTGAGTGATTTCACCAAATTATTACGGCTGGACGACTGGGTTGGAGCACCTCTGAAACGGCGAGGCGTGTTGGGTGCTCTTAGTCAACGGTGGAGAGTACCTAGCGACAGTGGTCCAAGAAGGGACAAATCACAAAGGTGATCACGTTTGGTCCGAACTGACAGAAGGTCTACTGTGGCACAAGTTGCAGAAGATTTTAATGATTGTTATGGGAGGATTGTGTCCCAACACACAGTGCATCCCACCCTTCTGTGTATGGGGCTGCATAGCCACAGACTGGTCAGAGTGCCCATGCTGGTCATACTTTTTGAACCCCTTCATTAAAATCTGGTTGCAGAAACTTTGgtaacaatgacagcctctaaacatttcttgtagccatctagaagcttcttgcatctgtctgctggtagtttctgccactctgccATTGCTATGCGTTGAAGctcttaagtttgcaggagtcctttttctAGTGGCTTTTTTccaatgggatttaggtcaggactcattgccggccagtttaaaacagtcttttccttttcaaccactcttttgtgctgctggatgtgtactttgggtcgttgtcctgccgAAAGACCCGAGACCTccgcctcaaacctagttttctgacactgggtaacacattttgctctaaaatgccttggtaatcatCTGATTTCATCGttcctttgatacatttcaTTCCTCCAGTatcagaggcagcaaagcagccccacagcatgatagaaccaccatgttttactgtaggtagggtgtccttttccttatgggcctcatttcgtcgcctataaacacactgatgctcttgataacattacaaactgttgcaACGGGgttttcaagatctttggcaattgccttgtagcctttggaattgttatgttttttgataatagcacACCTGATGCTCTCTTGTTatcttgtcttcgccattgtgaaaaagaaactggaaataatcagcccctttttataccgtaaaaccatcatttattGGTTGTTCGGGTCATGTGACCACTTTAGGCACAGGTGAgtcctatttgttttttttatgttgtttgaggAATTAATTTAAGCTCATCAAAAagttgccaataatttcatcCACTGagtatattttgtgtttgtatcatttcaatttttttcccttttgttcagtaaccttggaaattttattaaaatattctgtttacatcaaattgattcatttgcatatatttctgaagatattcctaattatgtacttaaaattcaggggtgcgAATAATTTTGACAAGGGTTGTATATTATTGGTATATTTTGCAGGTTGGTATGCAaaagtgaacacaaacaaacctgtaTTCTATAGGTGGATTGTACCTGTATCTTTAGAAAGTCTATTGCTTATAAAGCATTCtacctcttcttctctttcactcactGTACACACcaaccaaaaccaaacaaaaacactcaaaacacaaacatatggCTTAGTTTCAGGGACCGGGTGTTGTTCATGCTTGCTCACTGTCATGACCTACTGAGATACCTGGATAGAACAGAGccactgttaatgttattagtaacaacctgtgcttttcctaccacaaaaattcaaaatgtgctgctgtgaaaaagacctaGAAGATAAAATACAGGCTAAATTTGAATTTACAAGTTATTTCTTTAGTCTGTTCCTCCCTCTTGTTAACTAAAGAATTTAAATTACTCAATTTTAATTGAATAGCCAAGAAAAAATTATGTTGTCATATGAAGATATAATTAAGCAGCGGGTCAACAGGCCCCCTAAAGTGTCACACCATCAATTGGTTTTGATGCTTTGGTTTACAGACTAGGAATGTTTGAGAAACTTTCTTGAAATAATGCCTTAGTAtctcaaaataatgagaaatgttCTCAAAATTACTTAGTTATCTAAAAATAACAAGAATCTCAAAATGagagactttaaaaaacaatgtttctCATTACTTTGACATACTAAGTCGTTTATATTGATAAagtttctcattattttgatgAAGTTTCGCATTATTTTGAGATACTGAGTCGTTATCTTGAGAAACTAACTTATCATTTTGAGAAAGTTTCTCAATATTATGAGATACTAAGTCATTATAATGACTTACaggattcccccccccccccatcacacAAGCGGGAATGTCTTGTCTTCAATACCTTGTGCTGCACCAGTTCAGGCAGCGACCTCCTGACGTGTTCCTGCAGTCTGTAGAGAGCCACTGATGGCTCGTTAGCCAGGACGTACATGCTCTCCGTGAATTTGTCGGTCACTGTAGAATCACAGAagaacaggcacacacacacacacacacacacacacacagaatagaCGACCAGtgttagaaataaaaacagagggaaacgtccaacagcagcagacacGGACAGATGGCGTTGGGGCAGCTAAACACAATACTAGCGGCATGACTTTAGCTTAGTGGCTAAGGCGAGCTAACAGCTACTAGCCTAGCTGCGAGGCAACAATGAGGTAAGTTAAATGCTTCTATATTTAGATAATATTTACCTCGTCTGactttcagctgcatctccTGATCCTCCATGATGCAAGCTGTTTTTTACAACAAGAAACTGACAGCAACACAGTGCAACCGTGCGGTAGTTGTGTCAGCTGATCGCTGCTTCTTCCGTGTTTTTGTTGTCGTGTGCCACACGACAACATTCCGGACAGAAATATcgattatgaaataaaacagttctTCCTTCAAAGAGTGCCAAACGCTGTAGTGCGTTACACGGGGTGATTCAAACGTGTTTCCATCTCATTGGTTAAAATAATTGATTCATTAAGTAGCAAATTAACAGAGCGATAAGTAAAGCACTGTGGACACACTTCGATGGCCGGCAAGATCCATCGtgttatttgaaataatttactTTCAGTTTCCCAAAAGGAAGTTAGCGCAAATTAGACTGAGAGACTGGATGTGGTGAGTGGTCAATGTAATCTGCTTTGTAAACAATTTTCCGGctactttttttcttgatgtcACTACAACAGCATTTAGTCGTTCAGATCTTGTTTTCATTGCAGTGATCATGGAGGCCAGAGGTGATGATGAGGTTGCAGATGACCAAAATATTCAACTGACTAACGCTAATGCATGTCCCTGCGACTCCAGAGATGAGATGTCCAATGGTATTTGTGCCCTTTGTGTTTAAGCTTTTAAATTATTAGTTTCTTATCTGTGATCACTTTCACGACTCATGGTATCTTTGTCTGTGTAACATGCAGTCacctgatttttaaaacaatcaatCTAGCAGTGAATATATTGCTTCCAATGACATGGCTGTGGTTCATCTGATTGGGCTGGTGTCTCCAGAGAACATGGATGTGGATGAAGAGGGTTTGTTCAAACACTCCACCACTCTCACCAACAAACAGCGTGGGAATGAGGTTACGGTACGCCCAGCAACATTAGACTGTAAGTACTGGCAAAGATGCCCTGATGGCAGACGGCTGAGAAAATAGTGTGTTAGACAAGCAATCGTGGCATTTTCATCGTCGTGACCACATGGATGTATTACgactttatttttcagctctgtCCATACACCAGCTGGCAGCTCAAGGTGAGGTTTCACAAGTGGCTGTGCACCTGAGTAAAGGTGAGGAATCTGGATCTCACTGCCATCCACCAAGCAGTATCACATCATGCACATTTTTACCAGTATTAAATTGTATAAAATTCCTTCCGTTGGCCTGTGACCCTATTCATTTTGCAGACAGTTCACTGCTCAGCAAGCAGGATGAACGGGGCTTTACACCTCTCATGTGGGCAGCGGCGTTTGGAGAGAAAGCAGTGGTGGATTTTCTCTTGGAAAAGGTCATTAGTAAGCGACTGCTGACCAGAAAGACATGCATATGTCATCAAGACTTAAATGCACCATCTCACTAATGtttatgaatttatattttaggGTGCAGACCCCAAAACAATCGCGAGGGAGCGAGAAAGTGCCCTGACACTGGCCAGCTCTGGAGGTTATGTGGACATTGTTGAGTCTCTTCTCAGACATGGAGTAGACATTAACACTTATGACTGGGTACAGTTATGACTTTCTTTGTGTCACACGTCATCACAAATCCATAAGATTAATTAGTTACGGCAAGCCAACACACTTTATTAAAATGGCTGAAAGTGTTTTAAACATTGACATAActgcaatgtatttttttgtttttgtttttaatgaaaacgCTTGTCTTTTATTCTCAGAATGGTGGAACTCCTCTTCTTTACGCTGTACGAGGGAACCACATCAAATGTGTAGAGGCACTCTTAGGTACTTTGCATGTCTATAAATCATGATAAATTTGTGGCACATTTTGTTTGAATGCTTTTATTAATTGCCACTAATGTATTCTCGTTCAGACAGAGGAGCAGACATGACCATTGAGTCTGACTCTGGGTACAGCCCAATGGCCTTGGCTGTTGCTCTTGGACACAAGAAGAGTATGTATTGTCTTATACCTGACAAATAGTTTCTTTTTATAAGAGattactgtaaaaaaatttGCTATAGTGAATTAACAttagaatttgttttgtttcctagTTCAGAAAGTATTGGAGGACCATATTCTGAAACTCTACAAGCCAACACCAACATGACACTagttaatataaataaatggaCGGGACAGTCTGACACAGTTGATCTCAGATCTACATCCACTTATCATTGGTGGTCAGATGCCTAAGACCTGTGTCACAATTATTGTAATAGATCAATACATATGCAGTCATTTACACTGAGTAAcctgcattttttaatttataaaacaattaTTCCATTTGTGTGCATCACCTTGTATGCAGCAGAATTATTTTTGCTTGGCTGGaggacagcaaaacaaacaaaacacaaagactgtaaacaagttttaataaaaatgtatttttatactgtttgttCCACTGGAATGCTGCTTCAGCTCAAAGGCACAATATCGGTATGGATTACAAGTGCGCTTGTCGTCACAACACACCCATTAAATCTGTACTCTGATTCAGACTCCATGCCAAGCCTCCTGTCCTTGAGCGATGAAGAGAGATTGCCTGACAGATCCCTGACAGTGTCCATACCAAAAAAGGCCACATTCACATCAGCTGAAGAGGTGGCAGCGCAGATGACAATGTTTCCCAAGTGCCACCACACCATCCTGTGTCCTGTACTTTACTCAGGGGTCATTTCCTCTCTCAtgagaggtttaaaaaaattgtcatgAAGCTTTTTCCCCCAGGATGTCCAAGGAATAAATAATTATTCTCCCAAAAAAGTCAGCGCTATTctcaaacattatttttactttgtccaCTGCAGGGGCCTCCTGTATGGGAAAGCTGTGGGTGTGGAGTTAAGAACAAGATAAGCGTGGTAAtaatgaaaagcatgttcagGAAAATATTGTCAGATACTTATTATGAACCATCTAAAACAGCAAAAGGAAACACACTGTGTTCCTAGAGTGACAGGTATGGCTTGATCTGCCGTAATAACCCTGGTGTAGACTGGCAAACTGAATTTTACTGTATTAAAGCACAATTGCCTTTAGTATTACCGTaactatctttaaaaaaaaaaaaaaatcagtgatggAATACTGACATTTGTCTGAGACAGTAGCTTTGTTCAGACTAAAGATTATTAATGGAACACAATAGTTTGTATGTTATGAATAATGCAAATCAAGagttaaatgtaacatttataGTAACCTTGAAGGTTGCTGGTAACTAGCCATGTGCAgtagaaaatacacaaaacagcTTTTCAGATTTTGCCCTCCTATTAGCAATAAATAATGCTATCTCCCCTGACAAATGCTGCATAATAGGAATGAAGGATATCTGAAGCGAGTTGTTGTCTTCTGGGTAAAAATGGCCGATCACTGTAAAGTCTCCATCTTTTGGGCAACCTGCAGAAAGCACAAGTTGAAAATCATTTATCTTATTTCAAACCTGCAAtaagaaacagtaaaataagatGGCGGTGGATAGTCACATCAGGACACCATTTGTGATTGGAAAATGTAATATCCGGGTTTTACCTTCT
This genomic interval from Xiphias gladius isolate SHS-SW01 ecotype Sanya breed wild chromosome 6, ASM1685928v1, whole genome shotgun sequence contains the following:
- the tmem221 gene encoding transmembrane protein 221 gives rise to the protein MTHKYSQRSLIVLSLLGILSAIMSVLSVILIFQLQSQQASVRESPPSTSSVIPAHVWAVLLPVSTVLSALSLTLNLSSVAVCLLHTYFSTEVCRGERDTERADWFLLDSRAVRHVAIGLFCLGVSVYLAAMSLFMLLIFEVETGIASACVLSSGILILLVVVIHSLVKASHSAKHYHSDHLDTLYQNDHRSSSTPVSRPCELKIGVDKPRMHRSQSHLQHQISYPQCGNPRQREQYQQQQYSPAGGSQGPASDKDGYNSGGSCPRMHRTLSIESGLLQAQAKPWNGVNNEMRSVLARKSGISAKDSTLV
- the borcs8 gene encoding BLOC-1-related complex subunit 8 isoform X1 → MEDQEMQLKVRRVTDKFTESMYVLANEPSVALYRLQEHVRRSLPELVQHKTDMQSWEEQSQGAIYTVEYACSAVKSMTNSSMYFKNIDSLLRQAISIKEQISSSQGRSLNDVTPSPSPLVSAPHAPSTSS
- the borcs8 gene encoding BLOC-1-related complex subunit 8 isoform X2; this encodes MEDQEMQLKVRRVTDKFTESMYVLANEPSVALYRLQEHVRRSLPELVQHKTDMQSWEEQSQGAIYTVEYACSAVKSMTNSSMYFKNIDSLLRQAISIKEQISSSQGRSPLVSAPHAPSTSS
- the borcs8 gene encoding BLOC-1-related complex subunit 8 isoform X3 codes for the protein MEDQEMQLKVRRVTDKFTESMYVLANEPSVALYRLQEHVRRSLPELVQHKTDMQSWEEQSQGAIYTVEYACSAVKSMTNSSMYFKNIDSLLRQAISIKEQISSSQGRRKRTIDSGMLKEGGEKHSSGM
- the rfxank gene encoding DNA-binding protein RFXANK isoform X1; its protein translation is MEARGDDEVADDQNIQLTNANACPCDSRDEMSNENMDVDEEGLFKHSTTLTNKQRGNEVTVRPATLDSLSIHQLAAQGEVSQVAVHLSKDSSLLSKQDERGFTPLMWAAAFGEKAVVDFLLEKGADPKTIARERESALTLASSGGYVDIVESLLRHGVDINTYDWNGGTPLLYAVRGNHIKCVEALLDRGADMTIESDSGYSPMALAVALGHKKIQKVLEDHILKLYKPTPT
- the rfxank gene encoding DNA-binding protein RFXANK isoform X2 encodes the protein MAVVHLIGLVSPENMDVDEEGLFKHSTTLTNKQRGNEVTVRPATLDSLSIHQLAAQGEVSQVAVHLSKDSSLLSKQDERGFTPLMWAAAFGEKAVVDFLLEKGADPKTIARERESALTLASSGGYVDIVESLLRHGVDINTYDWNGGTPLLYAVRGNHIKCVEALLDRGADMTIESDSGYSPMALAVALGHKKIQKVLEDHILKLYKPTPT